In the Ipomoea triloba cultivar NCNSP0323 chromosome 6, ASM357664v1 genome, one interval contains:
- the LOC116021586 gene encoding alpha carbonic anhydrase 4-like, with the protein MGHPLILLIITIVFLSSQTISIANESEETKFTYIKGAENGPEKWGKLHTNYTICNAGNMQSPINIDDSTVKITSKFGQLIRRYESSPAIIVNQGHALQIKWTGDAGKIIINGTEYFLVQCHWHTPSENTVNGKKFDMEMHLVHMSAKDEIAAVSILYEIGEPDHFLGQLLDSIKHVDHNGKDLGVLNPRKIRYGSKKYYRFIGSLTTPPCSQGVIWTVIKKTKTVSQEQINLLKEAVDDGYEQNARPVQPLNGRTVYLNMP; encoded by the exons ATGGGCCATCCTCTCATCCTCCTCATCATCACAATTGTTTTCCTCTCATCACAAACCATCTCCATAGCCAATGAGAGTGAGGAAACCAAATTTACTTACATTAAAGGAGCTGAGAATGGCCCAGAGAAATGGGGGAAACTTCATACAAATTATACAATCTGCAATGCTGGTAACATGCAGTCTCCCATTAATATTGATGATTCAACTGTTAAAATTACCTCTAAATTTGGGCAGTTGATTCGACGTTACGAATCGTCTCCTGCTATTATCGTCAACCAAGGCCATGCTCTTCAG atCAAGTGGACAGGTGATGCCGGAAAGATTATCATTAACGGTACCGAGTACTTCTTGGTACAATGCCACTGGCATACTCCCTCTGAGAACACCGTGAACGGCAAAAAGTTTGATATGGAGATGCATCTGGTTCATATGAGTGCAAAAGATGAAATTGCTGCTGTCTCCATCTTATACGAAATTGGAGAGCCTGATCATTTCCTTGGACAA TTGCTGGACAGCATCAAGCACGTTGATCACAATGGCAAAGATTTAGGGGTCCTTAATCCAAGAAAGATCAGATATGGGAGCAAGAAATATTACAGATTCATTGGTTCCCTCACAACCCCACCATGCTCACAGGGTGTCATCTGGACAGTAATCAAAAAG ACAAAGACAGTATCACAGGAACAGATAAACTTATTAAAGGAAGCTGTTGATGAT gGTTACGAGCAAAATGCGAGGCCAGTGCAACCACTCAATGGAAGGACAGTATATCTCAATATGCCATAG
- the LOC116023503 gene encoding kunitz trypsin inhibitor 3-like has product MKPPIIFLLVISIYILPLAISDSGLPPLIRLPSDVILDTAGNPVVAGAKYYAIPALTDVEGGISVANLNTTGNPSACPTHVVINVTLAAVGRPITFYPLNREAEASRAAEASRAAANGDAIIRQYPLNVAFEKSPDPSDPCAKENVWKLNHEASEATIVTGGVIGKEDDIGNWFRIEKNINGRGYLFNWWPSLCLYCRIGYFRIGTVGDGHQLGINYRDESLYPFEFVKAE; this is encoded by the coding sequence ATGAAGCCACCAATAATATTCCTTTTGGTTATCTCCATTTATATCCTTCCGCTGGCCATCTCTGACTCCGGCCTTCCTCCACTCATCCGCCTCCCCTCCGACGTCATCTTAGACACGGCCGGCAACCCAGTGGTCGCCGGAGCCAAATACTACGCCATCCCAGCCCTCACCGACGTGGAAGGCGGCATAAGCGTGGCTAATCTCAACACTACGGGAAACCCCTCCGCCTGCCCCACCCACGTAGTAATAAACGTCACATTAGCCGCCGTGGGTCGTCCTATAACTTTCTACCCTCTAAACCGCGAGGCCGAGGCCTCACGCGCCGCCGAGGCTTCACGCGCCGCCGCCAACGGAGACGCCATCATACGGCAGTACCCACTGAACGTGGCCTTCGAAAAATCGCCGGACCCATCGGATCCCTGCGCTAAGGAGAATGTTTGGAAGCTTAATCATGAGGCGAGTGAGGCGACAATAGTGACCGGTGGGGTTATAGGCAAGGAGGATGATATTGGGAACTGGTTTAGGATTGAGAAGAATATTAATGGAAGAGGGTACCTTTTCAACTGGTGGCCAAGCCTTTGCCTTTACTGCAGGATTGGTTACTTTCGTATTGGCACAGTCGGCGATGGACATCAGCTGGGAATCAACTACAGGGACGAATCGCTATATCCTTTTGAATTCGTAAAGGCTGAGTGA